A window of Rhinolophus ferrumequinum isolate MPI-CBG mRhiFer1 chromosome X, mRhiFer1_v1.p, whole genome shotgun sequence contains these coding sequences:
- the DRP2 gene encoding dystrophin-related protein 2 isoform X2, with protein MNLCWNEIKKKSHNLRARLEAFSDHSGKLQLPLQEIIDWLSQKDEELSAQLPLQGDVALVQQEKETHAAFMEDVKSRGTYIYSVLESAQAFLSQHPFEDLEEPPLESKDTSPRQRIQNLSRFVWKQATVASELWEKLTARCVDQDRHIERTLEQLLEIQGAMEELSTTLTQAEGVRATWEPIGDLFIDSLPDHIQTLKLFKEEFSPMKDGVKLVNDLAHQLAISDVHLSMENSRALEQINIRWKQLQVSVGERLKQLQDAHRDFGPGSQHFLSSSVQVPWERAISPNKVPYYINHQAQTTCWDHPKMTELYQTLADLNNIKFSAYRTAMKLRRVQKALRLDLVTLTTALEIFNEHDLQASEHVMDVVEVIHCLTALYERLEEERGILVNVPLCVDMSLNWLLNVFDSGRSGKMRALSFKTGIACLCGTEVKEKLQYLFSQVANSGSQCDQRHLGVLLHEAIQVPRQLGEVAAFGGSNVEPSVRSCFRFSTGKPVIEASQFLEWVNLEPQSMVWLAVLHRVTIAEQVKHQTKCSICRQCPIKGFRYRSLKQFNVDICQTCFLTGRASKGNKLHYPIMEYYTPTTSSENMRDFATTLKNKFRSKHYFSKHPQRGYLPVQSVLESDYSETPASSPRLPHADTHSRIEHFASRLAEMESQNCSFFNDSLSPDDSIDEDQYLLRHSSPITDREPGFGQQSPCSMVTESKGELEKILAHLEDENRILQGELRRLKWQHEEAAEAPTLAEGSIEVSQDHRNEELLAEARILRQHKSRLETRMQILEDHNKQLESQLQRLRELLLQPPTESDGNGSAGSSLVSSPQQSEGSHPQDKGRTTPDTEAADDVGSKSQDVSLCLEDIMEKLRHAFPSVRSSDVTANTLLAS; from the exons ATGAATTTGTGTTGGAATGAAATCAAGAAGAAGTCTCACAACCTCCG CGCTCGCCTAGAGGCCTTCTCAGACCACAGTGGAAAGCTTCAGCTCCCTCTCCAAGAGATTATTGACTGGCTCAGCCAAAAGGATGAGGAACTGTCCGCTCAGCTGCCCCTACAAGGGGATGTGGCCCTGGTGCAACAGGAGAAGGAGACACATGCG GCCTTTATGGAAGATGTCAAGTCTCGGGGTACCTATATCTACTCTGTGCTGGAGTCAGCTCAGGCCTTCCTGTCCCAGCACCCATTTGAGGACTTAGAGGAGCCTCCTTTGGAGAGCAAAG ATACCTCACCCAGACAGCGGATCCAGAATCTTAGCCGCTTTGTGTGGAAGCAGGCGACAGTGGCCAGTGAACTATGGGAGAAGCTGACAGCCCGCTGTGTGGACCAGGACCGCCACATCGAGCGCACTCTGGAGCAGCTGTTGGAGATCCAAGGGGCAATGGAGGAACTAAGCACTACTCTGACCCAGGCTGAGGGAGTCCGAGCCACTTGGGAGCCCATTGGGGATCTCTTCATTGATTCACTCCCTGACCACATCCAGACTCTTAAG ctattcaaagaagaattctcCCCCATGAAAGATGGAGTGAAGTTGGTGAATGACCTGGCCCATCAGCTTGCCATTTCTGATGTACACTTGTCAATGGAGAATTCTCGGGCCCTGGAGCAGATAAACATCCGGTGGAAACAGCTACAG GTATCAGTTGGCGAGAGGCTTAAGCAGCTGCAGGATGCCCACCGGGACTTTGGGCCTGGGTCACAGCACTTCCTCTCCT CCTCTGTCCAGGTTCCCTGGGAAAGAGCAATTTCACCCAATAAAGTTCCCTACTATATCAA CCACCAGGCTCAGACCACATGCTGGGACCATCCCAAGATGACCGAGTTATACCAAACCCTGG cTGATCTGAACAACATTAAGTTCTCAGCCTACCGCACTGCCATGAAGCTACGCAGAGTCCAGAAGGCACTGCGCT TGGACCTGGTAACTTTAACCACAGCTCTGGAGATCTTCAATGAGCATGATCTGCAAGCCAGTGAGCATGTGATGGACGTGGTGGAGGTCATTCACTGCCTGACTGCCTTATATGAACggctggaggaggagagaggcatCCTGGTCAATGTGCCTCTCTGTGTGGACATGAGCCTCAACTGGCTCCTCAATGTTTTTGACAG TGGTCGCAGTGGAAAAATGCGGGCGTTGTCTTTTAAGACTGGCATCGCATGCCTGTGTGGCACAGAAGTAAAGGAAAAACTGCAGT ACCTCTTCAGCCAAGTCGCCAACTCAGGCAGCCAGTGTGACCAACGCCACCTTGGTGTCCTGCTTCATGAGGCCATTCAAGTGCCTCGTCAGCTGGGGGAAGTGGCAGCCTTTGGAGGCAGCAATGTGGAGCCCAGTGTCCGTAGTTGCTTCCGTTTT AGCACTGGGAAGCCAGTCATTGAAGCTTCACAGTTCCTGGAGTGGGTCAACTTGGAGCCCCAATCCATGGTATGGCTGGCTGTTCTGCATCGGGTCACCATTGCTGAGCAAGTGAAGCATCAGACCAAGTGCTCTATCTGTAGGCAGTGCCCCATCAAGGGCTTCAG GTACCGGAGTCTGAAACAATTTAACGTGGACATCTGCCAGACCTGCTTCTTGACAGGCAGGGCCAGCAAAGGCAACAAGCTACACTACCCCATCATGGAGTATTACACCCCG ACCACATCCAGTGAGAACATGAGGGACTTTGCCACAACCTTAAAGAACAAATTCCGCTCAAAGCATTATTTCAGCAAACACCCTCAGCGAGGTTATCTGCCTGTGCAATCAGTGCTGGAGTCTGACTACAGTGAGAC GCCGGCTTCTTCCCCGAGGTTGCCACATGCTGACACACACTCCCGCATTGAGCATTTTGCCAGCAG GCTTGCTGAGATGGAAAGTCAGAATTGCTCCTTCTTTAATGACAGCCTGTCCCCAGATGACAGCAT AGACGAGGACCAGTACCTGCTACGGCACTCCAGTCCCATTACAGACCGGGAGCCAGGCTTCGGACAACAGTCTCCATGCAGCATGGTCACAGAAAGCAAGGGAGAGCTAGAGAAGATCCTGGCCCACTTAGAGGATGAGAATCG GATTCTCCAGGGAGAGCTGAGACGCCTAAAGTGGCAGCATGAGGAGGCTGCTGAGGCACCCACCCTGGCCGAGGGCTCTATTGAGGTGTCACAGGACCACCGCAATGAAGAGCTTCTGGCCGAGGCCCGGATCCTTCGGCAGCACAAGAGCCGCCTGGAGACACGCATGCAGATCCTTGAAGACCACAACAAGCAGCTAGAATCCCAGCTGCAGCGCTTAAGGGAGCTGCTCCTGCAG CCACCCACCGAATCAGATGGCAATGGCTCTGCAGGCTCGTCCCTAGTTTCATCTCCACAGCAGTCGGAAGGTAGTCACCCCCAGGACAAGGGACGGACTACTCCAGACACTGAGGCTGCAG ATGATGTGGGGTCAAAGAGCCAAGACGTTAGCCTGTGCTTGGAGGACATCATGGAGAAACTCCGCCATGCCTTCCCCAGTGTGCGAAGCTCTGATGTGACTGCCAACACCCTGCTGGCCTCTTGA
- the DRP2 gene encoding dystrophin-related protein 2 isoform X1: MQPVVMQACPYTFPRCHEWRAADPFHHSSSLCSACPQLQVRAAATSPAPPQDGAGLSCLRPKLFNGSVGAAGHLEPPAMNLCWNEIKKKSHNLRARLEAFSDHSGKLQLPLQEIIDWLSQKDEELSAQLPLQGDVALVQQEKETHAAFMEDVKSRGTYIYSVLESAQAFLSQHPFEDLEEPPLESKDTSPRQRIQNLSRFVWKQATVASELWEKLTARCVDQDRHIERTLEQLLEIQGAMEELSTTLTQAEGVRATWEPIGDLFIDSLPDHIQTLKLFKEEFSPMKDGVKLVNDLAHQLAISDVHLSMENSRALEQINIRWKQLQVSVGERLKQLQDAHRDFGPGSQHFLSSSVQVPWERAISPNKVPYYINHQAQTTCWDHPKMTELYQTLADLNNIKFSAYRTAMKLRRVQKALRLDLVTLTTALEIFNEHDLQASEHVMDVVEVIHCLTALYERLEEERGILVNVPLCVDMSLNWLLNVFDSGRSGKMRALSFKTGIACLCGTEVKEKLQYLFSQVANSGSQCDQRHLGVLLHEAIQVPRQLGEVAAFGGSNVEPSVRSCFRFSTGKPVIEASQFLEWVNLEPQSMVWLAVLHRVTIAEQVKHQTKCSICRQCPIKGFRYRSLKQFNVDICQTCFLTGRASKGNKLHYPIMEYYTPTTSSENMRDFATTLKNKFRSKHYFSKHPQRGYLPVQSVLESDYSETPASSPRLPHADTHSRIEHFASRLAEMESQNCSFFNDSLSPDDSIDEDQYLLRHSSPITDREPGFGQQSPCSMVTESKGELEKILAHLEDENRILQGELRRLKWQHEEAAEAPTLAEGSIEVSQDHRNEELLAEARILRQHKSRLETRMQILEDHNKQLESQLQRLRELLLQPPTESDGNGSAGSSLVSSPQQSEGSHPQDKGRTTPDTEAADDVGSKSQDVSLCLEDIMEKLRHAFPSVRSSDVTANTLLAS; encoded by the exons ATGCAACCTGTGGTCATGCAGGCATGCCCTTACACCTTCCCACGATGTCATGAGTGGCGGGCAGCTGACCCGTTCCATCACAGCAGCAGCCTCTGCAGTGCCTGCCCCCAGCTTCAG GTTAGAGCTGCTGCCACCTCCCCTGCACCTCCTCAGGATGGCGCTGGGCTTTCCTGCCTAAGACCAAAGCTGTTCAACGGGTCTGTTGGTGCTGCTGGACATCTAGAACCACCAGCCATGAATTTGTGTTGGAATGAAATCAAGAAGAAGTCTCACAACCTCCG CGCTCGCCTAGAGGCCTTCTCAGACCACAGTGGAAAGCTTCAGCTCCCTCTCCAAGAGATTATTGACTGGCTCAGCCAAAAGGATGAGGAACTGTCCGCTCAGCTGCCCCTACAAGGGGATGTGGCCCTGGTGCAACAGGAGAAGGAGACACATGCG GCCTTTATGGAAGATGTCAAGTCTCGGGGTACCTATATCTACTCTGTGCTGGAGTCAGCTCAGGCCTTCCTGTCCCAGCACCCATTTGAGGACTTAGAGGAGCCTCCTTTGGAGAGCAAAG ATACCTCACCCAGACAGCGGATCCAGAATCTTAGCCGCTTTGTGTGGAAGCAGGCGACAGTGGCCAGTGAACTATGGGAGAAGCTGACAGCCCGCTGTGTGGACCAGGACCGCCACATCGAGCGCACTCTGGAGCAGCTGTTGGAGATCCAAGGGGCAATGGAGGAACTAAGCACTACTCTGACCCAGGCTGAGGGAGTCCGAGCCACTTGGGAGCCCATTGGGGATCTCTTCATTGATTCACTCCCTGACCACATCCAGACTCTTAAG ctattcaaagaagaattctcCCCCATGAAAGATGGAGTGAAGTTGGTGAATGACCTGGCCCATCAGCTTGCCATTTCTGATGTACACTTGTCAATGGAGAATTCTCGGGCCCTGGAGCAGATAAACATCCGGTGGAAACAGCTACAG GTATCAGTTGGCGAGAGGCTTAAGCAGCTGCAGGATGCCCACCGGGACTTTGGGCCTGGGTCACAGCACTTCCTCTCCT CCTCTGTCCAGGTTCCCTGGGAAAGAGCAATTTCACCCAATAAAGTTCCCTACTATATCAA CCACCAGGCTCAGACCACATGCTGGGACCATCCCAAGATGACCGAGTTATACCAAACCCTGG cTGATCTGAACAACATTAAGTTCTCAGCCTACCGCACTGCCATGAAGCTACGCAGAGTCCAGAAGGCACTGCGCT TGGACCTGGTAACTTTAACCACAGCTCTGGAGATCTTCAATGAGCATGATCTGCAAGCCAGTGAGCATGTGATGGACGTGGTGGAGGTCATTCACTGCCTGACTGCCTTATATGAACggctggaggaggagagaggcatCCTGGTCAATGTGCCTCTCTGTGTGGACATGAGCCTCAACTGGCTCCTCAATGTTTTTGACAG TGGTCGCAGTGGAAAAATGCGGGCGTTGTCTTTTAAGACTGGCATCGCATGCCTGTGTGGCACAGAAGTAAAGGAAAAACTGCAGT ACCTCTTCAGCCAAGTCGCCAACTCAGGCAGCCAGTGTGACCAACGCCACCTTGGTGTCCTGCTTCATGAGGCCATTCAAGTGCCTCGTCAGCTGGGGGAAGTGGCAGCCTTTGGAGGCAGCAATGTGGAGCCCAGTGTCCGTAGTTGCTTCCGTTTT AGCACTGGGAAGCCAGTCATTGAAGCTTCACAGTTCCTGGAGTGGGTCAACTTGGAGCCCCAATCCATGGTATGGCTGGCTGTTCTGCATCGGGTCACCATTGCTGAGCAAGTGAAGCATCAGACCAAGTGCTCTATCTGTAGGCAGTGCCCCATCAAGGGCTTCAG GTACCGGAGTCTGAAACAATTTAACGTGGACATCTGCCAGACCTGCTTCTTGACAGGCAGGGCCAGCAAAGGCAACAAGCTACACTACCCCATCATGGAGTATTACACCCCG ACCACATCCAGTGAGAACATGAGGGACTTTGCCACAACCTTAAAGAACAAATTCCGCTCAAAGCATTATTTCAGCAAACACCCTCAGCGAGGTTATCTGCCTGTGCAATCAGTGCTGGAGTCTGACTACAGTGAGAC GCCGGCTTCTTCCCCGAGGTTGCCACATGCTGACACACACTCCCGCATTGAGCATTTTGCCAGCAG GCTTGCTGAGATGGAAAGTCAGAATTGCTCCTTCTTTAATGACAGCCTGTCCCCAGATGACAGCAT AGACGAGGACCAGTACCTGCTACGGCACTCCAGTCCCATTACAGACCGGGAGCCAGGCTTCGGACAACAGTCTCCATGCAGCATGGTCACAGAAAGCAAGGGAGAGCTAGAGAAGATCCTGGCCCACTTAGAGGATGAGAATCG GATTCTCCAGGGAGAGCTGAGACGCCTAAAGTGGCAGCATGAGGAGGCTGCTGAGGCACCCACCCTGGCCGAGGGCTCTATTGAGGTGTCACAGGACCACCGCAATGAAGAGCTTCTGGCCGAGGCCCGGATCCTTCGGCAGCACAAGAGCCGCCTGGAGACACGCATGCAGATCCTTGAAGACCACAACAAGCAGCTAGAATCCCAGCTGCAGCGCTTAAGGGAGCTGCTCCTGCAG CCACCCACCGAATCAGATGGCAATGGCTCTGCAGGCTCGTCCCTAGTTTCATCTCCACAGCAGTCGGAAGGTAGTCACCCCCAGGACAAGGGACGGACTACTCCAGACACTGAGGCTGCAG ATGATGTGGGGTCAAAGAGCCAAGACGTTAGCCTGTGCTTGGAGGACATCATGGAGAAACTCCGCCATGCCTTCCCCAGTGTGCGAAGCTCTGATGTGACTGCCAACACCCTGCTGGCCTCTTGA